The following nucleotide sequence is from Cryptosporangium aurantiacum.
ACGTTCGCCTCGAACCGCCCCACCTTGCCGCGGCCCCAGTTCAGCTTGTCGCAAACCTGATTGGCGGTGTAGCCGTTCTCCACCCGCAGTTCGACCAGTCGGCGAGCCAACCGTCGTTTAGCGACGGTGGCGCCGTACGTGGTTCTCACTCCGCTCCTCCACAGGTCAGCATCGCGCGCTCACCGGGGGTTACTGCCGTGTTGTTGTCGGGTCGGTCAGACCGCGTCGTCGAACTCGCCGTTCCGCACTCCGTCGACGAAGCACTCCCACTCGAACTGGTCGTAGACCAGCACCCGCTCATCCGGGTCCCCGGCGACCCGCATCAACACCCACCGTTCACCGATGGCCTCGGTGAACGCCACCTCGATCGACCCGTCACCGGCGCCCGAGCGCTGCCAGTTCTGCGCAGCGACGTCGATACGCAGATCATGCACTGTGGGCTTTCTCGGTACGGACACGCTATTCAGGCTATCGCTCGTCACTCGGCTTGCGCGCAACAGCCGCGTACCACCAACGTGATCCGTCGTCGTCCGCCGCAACCGGGTCCTCCGCGCCCCACTGTCCGATGTGCGCCACGGCCGGCTCCGCGCCGGGGTAGGGCGGGACGATCTCCAGGCCGTCCAGGAAGCGGCTGAACTCCTCCAGGCTCCGCTCGACGGCCGGCGTCGGTGTCTTGGCGAGGCCGGCCAGCATCGCGTCCCGGATCCGGGCGGACTGCTTGTCGGCGGTCGGCGCGGAGATCGCGAGGTACGAGCCGGGCGGAACCGCGTCGACGTAACGCCGCACGAGGCCCCAGGGGTCGTCCTTGTCCAGCACGAAGTGGGTGATCGCCACCATGAGCAGCCCGACCGGCTGGTCGAAGTCGATCAGCGCACGGGTTTCCGGAGCCGTCAGCACCCGTTCGGCGTCCCGGACGTCCGCCTCGAGGACATCGGTGCCGGCCTCGTCGGCCAGCAAGGTCCTCCCGCGCTCAATCACCATGGGGTCGATGTCGACGTAGACCACGCGGCCGTCCGGGCGTAGCTCACGCACCACCTCATGGGTGTGGCGCTGGGTCGGTAACCCGGCGCCGAGATCGATGAACTGGTTGATGTTCCACTCGCCGGCCATGCGCGCGACCGCACGCTGGAGGAAACCACGGTTCGCCCAGGCTCCCTGCCGCATCTCCGGGAGGACCGTGAGCATCTGCTCGACGGTCGCCCGATCGACGGCGGTGTTCGCCGTCCCACCGAGTAAGTAGTCGTACATCCCGGCCGCGAAGGGACGATCGGGCGCCGTTGCCTCATTCATCGGCGTCTCCACAGGACAGAGGATCGGGTCATCCCAGCAGTCTGTCATCCGAGTGGGACAGGTCACATCCGTCGGGCCGCCAAGGATGCTCCCCGGGGCGGACGGCCGTGACCAGGGAGGGTAAAGAGTCTTTATGCCTGATTAATGCGTTATGTTCCCTCTGTTCGCCACTGTGCCTCAGTGGGGCGCACCCGGCGCTACGAACAGGAAACGGGGAACCGGGACATGACACATCGTCGGATACTGACCGCCCTCGGCACCGCGAGCGCGCTGGCCGGGCTGTTGCTCCTCAGCGGGCCGACTGCCGCGGTCCCACGCTCCCCTACCGGGCCGCACGCCGCCCAGGAACTGGGCCTGGCGCAGGTGACCAAGGCACAGGCGCCCCACCGCGTCCACGGCGTGAACCCGTACCTGGGTCTGATGTCCGCGCCGCAGAAGGCCGACTGGGCCTACTGGCGGGCCAAGCTCGCCGCCGACGGCAAACGCCGGGCCGCCGCGCTGAAGGAGACCCCTGCCACCGATCCGCGGGCGCTCGAGGTGCAGAACACCGAGCCGGTGTTCGTCGACGAGCAGGAGCCGGTCCGCACGCTGGGCGGCAACGACCGGATCGGCGCCGCGGAAGAACTCGCCCGCTTCGGGACGTCCGGCGGCCGGGCTCCGTCCGCGCGGGTCGTCGGCACGCTCGCCGAGGGACCGGCCCCGATCCAGTTCGACGCCGGGCCGGAGGACAACGGGTCGATCCGCAAGGCCACGCTCGTCACGCTGCCCGGCCCGCAGACCCGGCGCACGACGACCGCGAAGATCGGCGACGGACCGCACGGCTCCGGCGGCGACAAGAAGGGCGACTTCGACTTCTACCGGATCAACTCGGCGAAGGCCGGCCAGCGGTTGCTCGTCGACCTCACCACGCCGGCCAGCGCCGACGCCACCATCCCGAAACTGGACTCGGTCGTCGTCCTCTGGGACAAGACCGGTGACGCGATCGCGCTCAACGACGACGACGGCGAGACGCTCGACAGCATGCTGGCCGTGAACATCCCGGCCGACGGCGAGTACTACGTCTCGGTCGGCGCGTACGACTCCCAGATGCCGGAGGACCCGTTCAACTCCGGCAGCGGGCCCGGGGTCGGCTCCGAGGGCGCGTACTCGATCACGTTCGGCCTCGACGCGGACGACGTCGACTTCTACCGCCTCGACCTGCGTCCGGGGGATGTGCTCGGCGCCTCGGTCTCCGGTTCCGCGCGGGAGATCTCGGTCCGCGATCCCGGCCACCACCTCCGGATCACGTCCCGGCAGGATCAATCCGGGATCTACCCGCCCACGTCCCCGCTGCCCGGTGGGGGCAACGCGGTGCTCGCGCACGTCGTCGACGACGGTGGGCCGCACACGATCGCGATCAGCAGCGGCGCCGGACGCTACGACCTGACCTTGCAGGTGTACCGGCCGGGGCCGGAGGCACGCGGCGCCAGCACCGTCCAGACGATCTTCCTCGACTTCGACGGCGCGCAGGTCAACACCCGGATCTGGGGCGGCACCGGGGTGCGGACGCTCAGCCCGTTCCGTGCGTTCCTCGGCCGCTGGGGACTGCGCAGCGAGCAGGAGAAGGCGGCGATCGACGCGATCGTCCGCAGCGTCCGGGAGAACCTCGAACACGACTTCGGTGGCCGGGTCGCGATCCGGGTGCTGAACAGCCGGGACAACCGGGATCCGTGGGGCGAGCCGAACGTCAGCCGGGTCGTCATCGGCGGTACCGCGGACGAGTCCGGGCTCTCCACCGTCGGCATCTCACAGTCCGTCGACCCGGGCAACTTCGACACCGAGGAGTCCGCGCTCATCCTGCTCGACGAGTTGTCGAACCCGGCGGGCGCGCGCATCACGACGAACCCGTCGCTGGTCGCGTACTTCGCCACGGAGAGCGACCGGGTCCGGTTCGTCGGACAGGCCGTCGGGAACGCGGTCTCGCACGAGGCGGGCCACTTCTTCGGCAGCTGGCACACGGCGGCGTACGACGAGACCGCGGACATCATGGACCAGGGCGGAAACTTCGTGATGCTCTGGGGAGTCGGGCCCGACGGGCACGGCGGAACCGACGATGACCTGGACGTCGACTTCGGCAAGGACGTGTTCAACCCCGCTGAGGGCTTCGTGGGCTCGCAGGCCACCGCGGCGAACACCGAATGGGGGCTCTCCGCTCAGCGATGAGCCGTTCGGAGCGGCAATCAGTCGTTCCGGTCGCGGCGCCGCCGCGACCGGAACCAGCCCGCCACGAAGAGCATCAGCACCCCGAACGCCGACAGGCCTTCCAGCCACGACGTGCCGCCCGACGACCAGTTCACGTGTCCACTCTCGCACCCGGCAGCACCCGGGCACGCCCGGTCAGTCGTTGGTGGGCGTCGGCACCGGCCGGGCGTCCAGGTCCCAGAGGCGGACGACCTTCTCGTCGCCGCCGTCGACCAGCGTCCGGCCGTCCGGGCTGAACGCGACCGCGTCCACGTCCCCAGGAGCCTTCAGCGGCTGCCCGATCTGCTTGCCGGATGCCACGTCCCACAGGCGGGTCGTGTCGTCGATGCTGGCGGTGGCCAGCGTCCGGCCGTCCGGGCTGAACGCCAGGCTGTAGATGTTGTCGGTGTGGCCGCGCAGCGCCGACGGGCCGTCGGCCCGCAGCGACCTCGTCTCCACGTCCCAGAGCCGGACGACCTTGTCCGAGCCGCCGCCCGCCACCAGCGTGCCGTCCGGGCTGAACGCGACCGAGTCGATGTCGCCCGCCGTCGCCTTCAGCGGATCGCCGATCTGCTTCTTCGAGGCGACGTCCCAGAGCCGGATCGTGTCGTCCGCGCCGCTGCTGACCACGGTCTTGCCGTCCGGCGAGAACGCGACGCTGTAGACCTCGTCGGTGTGGCCGGTGAGCCGTGCGATCTCCTTCTGGGACGCGACGTCCCACAGCCGGACCGTGCGGTCACCACCGGAGGAGACGATCGTCCGTCCGTCCGGGGAGAACGCCAGCCCGTACGTATCGCCGGCGTGCCCGGTGAGGACGCCGACCTTGGTGCCGGTGTCGGCGTTCCAGAGCCGCACCGCGCCGTCGCCGCCGACCGAAGCCAGCAGGTTGTTCGTGCTGAATTTGACCCGGTAGACGGTGCCGGTGTGGCCCTTCAGCGGGTCGCCGATCTGGCTGCGGAACTCGGCGTCCCAGAGCCGCACCGTGCTGTCGCCGCTGCCGGACGCGATCCGGGTCCCGTCCGGGCTGAACGCGACCGCGTTGATCCACTGGGTGTGGCCGGTGAACTTGTGCTGGACGGCCGGGGAGGGGCCGATCGCCAGCGGCGTCGCGCTGATGCGCGGGCCCGCGGTGTCGCCGTTCTCGCCGTCGTCGCCGGTGCCGCGGAACCAGTACGCGCCTGCGCCGATCACCGCGAGCACCAGCAGCACGGCAAGGCCGGCGAGCAGCGGCGTGCGCTTGCGGGCGGGCGGGTCCGGCGGAGCGGCGGGGCGCGCCGGGCCGTTGCCCGCGGGCGGGTACGGGGCGCCGTAGACCGGGCCGCCGGACGCATTGCCTCGCCACGACGCGTACGGGCTCCCCGAGATCGGGTGCCCCGACGCCGGATGCCCGGAGACCGGATGGCCGGAAACGGGGTGACCGGAAACGGGGTGACCCGATACCGGATGACCCGATACCGGGTGGCCGGAGACGGGGTGACCGGAGACGGGATACGAGCCGGAGACCGGCGCTGCGCCGGACACCGGGGCCGCGCCGGACACCGGGGCCGCACCGGAGACGGGCGCCGCACCCGAGACCGGCGCCGCTCCTGAGACGGGCGCCGCACCCGAGACCGGGGTTGCGCCGGGGAGCGGTGGTGCCGACACGACCGGCGGGGCGGACAAGACGGCCGGGGACGTCCGGTGCCAGTGCTGGACCCGGGTCGGCCCGTCGGTCGTCGCCTCCACCGGCGTCGGCCCGCCCTCGGCGAGCGCCGCCTGGATCCGCCGCGCCCGCTCCAGGTAGTCCTTGGCCGCGGTCGGCCGCCCCTCCTCCATCATCCCGGCCGCCGACGCGACCAGCGTCGCGGCCAGCCGCTCGGCAGCCGACCGGGTGATCGGGTGCTGGTCGCCGTAGAGGCCGAGCGCCGACACCGCCACCACGTCCAGCGCCGCCACCGTGTCGAACGCGACCAGCTCGTGCAGCCGCAGCTGCTCGTCGGCCACCAGCAGCGGCAACAGCTCGTCCCGCGCCTCGACTGCGGTCGGGCGGCCGTGCGGGTCGGGATCCGTGCAGCGCCGCACCAGGCTCGCGACCACCCGGCCGCGCTCCGGCCCGACCTCGGCGGCCAGCAACTCGTCCAGGTCGGGGCGCAGGCTGTGGCGCAGGTGCGCTTGCAGGTAGGCCAGCGGCGTCTTCTCCGCCACGTCGTGCGGACGCCGCGCGGTGAGCAGCTCGGCCAGCACCACGCCGAAGCTGAACATGTCCCAGGCCGGGGTCGGGCTGGTGCCCTCGTCCGGCGGCATGTACGGGATCGTGCCGACCCCACCGGTCGGGTTACCGGTCTGCGGGTCGCGGAGCGTCCCGAGGTCGCCGAGGACGCTGCGCCGGTCCCACCGCAGGATGTTCGCCGGCTTGACGTCCCGGTGCACGAGGACACCGCGCTGGCCGGTGGGCGTGTGCAGGTGGTGCAGCGCGTCCGCGATGCCGACCAGGTCGAACAGGATCTGGTCGGCGGTCAGCCGCGGCGGGTTGGACTTGACCACCTGGTCTTCCAGGTCTTCCCCGCACAGCGGCATGACCTGGACGAGCGCGAGGCAGACCCCGTCGAACTCGCGACGGAACTCCGGCATCTCGGCCTGCGCGAACACCGGGAGCAGGAACGGGTGGCGCAGCGCGGTCGCGTACCGCTGCTCGCGGCGCATCCGCTGCAGGACGTCCGGGCGGCCGCGCCGCTCCAGCACGACCCGGATCGCGACCGGGTCACCGGGCTCCCCCGCCTCGGGCAGCGGGTCGAGCAACTCGGCGATGAACACCGTGGCCTGCCCGGTGTTCTTGGAGATTCGCTCGCGCAGCAGCACCCGGACGTCCGGCCCGGTGCCGACCGGTAACCGGATCGAGCGGCCGGTGACCAGCTGGGGCTCGGTGAGCGTCGGGCCGCCCCCACCGCCGCTGACGGGCTCGCCTCCACTGGGGTAGCCGCCGGACGGTGTCTGCCCCGGGTCGCTCGACCAGCCGCTCATGGTGGGCTGCGCTCCCCTTCCCCGATCGTTCCGTCAGCCGGGCGTTCCTGCCCAGTCGTCCGCCGCTGGAGTGTATAGCGCCGGGTCCCGCCGGGATCCGTTCCGAGACGGGTTACCGACAGGGCGCGGCCAGGACGCGCCGGAACCGGGCCGAACTCCCTGGCAGCGTGGCCGCCGTTCCCTATTGTTCCGGCTGTGGAGACCGGGAAACAGCGCCGGTGGATCGCGACCGGCGCCGCCGTCGCGCTGCTCGCCCTGCTCGCCCTGCTCGTCGGCGTGACGTCCGTCCCCGGCGGCCCGGACGAGGGATCGTTCCTGCGGATGGCCGCTCCGGCAGCCCCGGACGCTCCACGGGAACCGACGGTCCGGATCGCCGCGGTGGGCGACATCATCCTCGGTTCGACACCCCGGCTGCCGCCCCAGGGTGGCCGCACGTTCTTCGACGACGTCCGCCCCGCGCTGACCGGCGACGTCGTGTCCGGGAACCTGGAGTCGCCGCTGACCGACCGGTCGTACTCGGCGAAGTGCGCGACCCCGCCCGCGGCGAAGGAGAAGAAGCGGCCGAGCGAGCCCCCGAACCGCTGTTTCGCGTTCCGGGTCCCGCCGGGATACGCCCGGTGGATCGCGGACGCCGGCTTCACCGTGATGAACGTCGCCAACAACCACGCACGCGACTACGGCAACGCCGGGCTGGACGACACCGTCGGGGCGCTGCGCCGGCATCGTGTCGACCACACCGGGTTCGCCGGGCAGATCACCCGGGCGTCGGTGAACGGCATCCGGGTCGCGGTGCTCGGGTTCTCCCCCTACGGCTGGACGAACAGCGTCCTCGACATCCCGGCCGCCGCCGCGCTGGTCCGGCGCGCCGCCGCCGATGCCGACGTCGTCGTCGTCAACACGCACATCGGCGCGGAGGGGTCGGACGCGACACACGTCCGGCCGGGCCCGGAGAACTTCCTGGGCGAGGAGCGCGGTGACCCGATCCGGTTCGCTCACGCGGTGGTGGACGCCGGAGCCGACCTGGTCGTGGGACACAGCCCGCACGTGCTGCGCGGGATGGAGTTTTACCGTGGGCGCCTGATCGCGTACAGCATGGGAAACTTCGCCGGATACCGGACGCTGTCGACGGCCGGTCCGCTCGGCGTCGGCGCCGTGGTGCGCGTCGAACTGCGCGCGGACGGCAGCTGGGTCGGCGGGACGCTGGTCGGCACCCGGATGGTCAACGGGGGGCTGCCCGCCCGCGACCCGGGAAATGAGGCGCTGACGCTGGTTCGGCGGCTGTCCGCTGCCGACTTCGGCCGCACCGCCGTCCAGGTCGAACCCTCCGGCGCCCTCTCCCCGCCCGGAACCTGACCGCTGTCAAAACGCTGGTGCTATCACGTCTACGATTTGCCACCGCTCGCCTGCGCGCCCCGGAAGCCACGCGGCCGTTCGCGGTAGGTCTGCTCGATGGTCGCGAGCACCTTCTCCGGATGCTCCCGGATTTCCCGCGGTGTGAAATGCAGCGTCATGATCCCGTACCGAGCGAGCAGATTGTGACGCTCCAACGTGCGCTGCCAGTCAACCGGAGAAGTGTGGAACTCCTTCGAGTCGGTCTCCAGAGCGAGCCCGACGTCCTGGATCCAGCCGTCCGGCGTTGGCAGCACGGTGCCGTCCGCCGCGATCAGGCGCGGGTTCCACTGCACCGGCGGCAACACCGAGCTCAGCGCGACCACGTCCCGCATTTCGGCCTCCGGCGCCGACCGCACGCCGTCCTTCAGCTCGGCCACCACTCGACGCAACACCGCGCTGTGTGCCGTCGAGCCCTCGGCAAGCTCCCTCTCGAACGCGGACAGGGGCGCGAGTCGCCGCTGAACGATCTCGGCGAGAAAAGCGCGAATTTCCGTCAGCGGATAGCCGGCCCGTGCCGCATCTGCCCCGGCGCGCGCCACCGAGCAGATTTCCATCGCCGGGAGCAGCCGCGGATGCTGATCAGGCCGGGCGGTTCGCGTGACGATCACGAAGCCTCGGTGGGATCGGCGCCTCTCGAGCGGGACGAGGATGTGGACGCGGCGATCGTCCGGCGCGTAGCGGACACCGTGCCTGCGCAGGGCCGCAGCGCCGGTGATCTGCGTTCCCTCGCCGCCGTACAGCGTCGCCGCGATCAACCGGTGCTCCTCGGTGGGCGGCCCGCTGAACGTCGCATAAAGCCCTTTGAGAACCCGTTGCCACTCGCCGCGCGCTATGTGCCAGCGAATAGCGTCATCGGTCACGCCCGCCGCGTTCGCCTGGCTTCGCAGGAGTAAGCCGGACTGCCGCTCGATCAGTCCCGAGAGATCCACCGCCCTACCGTCGGGCACCGAAAGCCCCGACGCGAGGATGCATCCGCCACCTGTGGACAACCGCGGCGAGCGCTGTCAAAACGCTGGTGCTATCACGTCTGCGATTTGACACTGCTCCCATGGACGCCTGGTTCGACGCGCACAAACCCGGGCCGGTCACCGTCGCCGGGCGACCGTTCGCGCAGACCGACGGCACCACCTGCGGCACCACCGCGATCATGCTCGCCCGGGTGCTGGCCGATCCGCAGTACGCCCAGGAGCTGGCCGACGGCGGCCCGGACGCGTTCACCCAGCGCCTCGTCGCCGAGCAGCGGCGGCTGCACCGGTGGACGAACCGGCTCTGGCCGCAGGCGCTCGGCACCACTCCGTGGGGTGTGCGGCGCGGGCTGGCCGAGCAGGCGGGCCACCGGTACCGCATCCGATGGACCCGCAGTGCCGACAAAATCGTCGCCGCCGTCGACGCCGGCTATCCGGTTCCGCTACTGGTCGGCAACTGCTACCCCGCCCACTACCTGCTGGTCGTCGCCCACGAAGCCGACCAGCTGCTCGTTTACAACCCGGCAGGTGGGCGCCTGGTGCCGCTCACCGTTGACGACCTGCGCACCGGCCGGCTCTCCGGCGTCACCGCGTACCGCCGGACGTTCGCCGTGCTGCTGCCGACGCTCAGCCGGTCAGCGGGCCCACGGCCGTGATCTCGACAACGGCCACGCCCGCCTCGTCGGAGGCCTCCAAGTCGACGGTCGCCGAGATGCCCCAGTCGCGGTCACCCGCCGGGTCCTCGAACGTCTGCCGCACCGACCAGTAACCGGGCTCGACCTCGATGTGCAGGAACGCGGGCCCCCGGGCGTCCGGCCCGGTCCCCAGCGACGAGTACTCCTCGAAGTACGGCGTCAGCGCGGATTCCCAGGCTTCGGCGTCCCACCCGGAAGCACCGTCCAGCTCACCGAGCTCCCAGTAGTTCCGCAGCGCGGCCAGCTCGACCCGGCGGAACAGCGCGTTGCGCACCAGCACCCGGAACGCCCGCGTGTTGCGGGTGACCGCGGGCGGCCGCTCGTCGATCGGAGCGACGTCGACGATCTCGGACGGGTTGGTCAGCCGCTCCCACTCGTCGATCAGGCTGGAGTCGACCTGGCGGACCAGCTCCCCGAGCCACTCGATCAGGTCGGACAGGTCCTCGGTGCGGGCTTCCTCCGGCACGGTCTGCCGCATCGCCCGGTAGGCGTCGGCCAGGTACCGCAGCACCAACCCCTCCGACCGCGCCAGCGAGTAGAACGACACGTATTCGGTGAACGTCATCGCCCGCTCGTACATGTCGCGCACGACCGACTTCGGCGACAGCTCGTGGTCGGCCACCCACGGATGCCCACGCCGGTAGGTCTGGTACGCCGCGTCTAGCAGCTCGAGAAGCGGCTTGGGGTACGTGACCTCCTCGAGCGCGTCCATCCGGGCGTCGTACTCGAGCCCGTCGGCCTTCATCTGCGCGACCGCCTCGCCCCGCGCCTTGAACTGCTGGGCGGAGAGGACCTGACGCGGGTCGTCGAGCGTGGACTCGATCACCGACAGCACGTCCAGCGCGTAGCTCGGCGACTCCCGGTCGAGCAACTCGATCGCGGCCAGCGCCAGCGGCGACAGCGGCTGGTTGAGCGCGAAGTCGAGCTGCAGGTCCACCGTCAACCGCACGGTCCGCCCGGAATCGTCCGGCGTGGAGAGCTTCTCCACCACCCCACCGGCCAGCAGCGCGCGGTAGATCGCGATCGCGCGCCGGATGTGCTTGCGCTGCGCGGCGCGGTCCTCGTGGTTGTCGGTCAGCAGGTGCCGCATCGCCGCGAACGCGTCGCCCGGCCGCCCGATGACGTTCAGCAGCATCGCGTGCGAGACCTGGAACGACGACGTCAGCGGCTCCGGCTCGGCGACGATGAGCCGCTCGTAGGTCGGGCGGCCCCACCCGATCGAGCCCTCCGGCGGCTTCTTCTTCACGACCTTGCGGCGTTTTTTCGGGTCGTCGCCCGCCTTCGCCAGCGCACGCTCGTTCTCGACCACGTGCTCCGGTGCCTGCACGATGACCGTGCCGACCGTGTCGTACCCGGCGCGCCCGGCCCGGCCGGCGA
It contains:
- a CDS encoding CapA family protein; this encodes METGKQRRWIATGAAVALLALLALLVGVTSVPGGPDEGSFLRMAAPAAPDAPREPTVRIAAVGDIILGSTPRLPPQGGRTFFDDVRPALTGDVVSGNLESPLTDRSYSAKCATPPAAKEKKRPSEPPNRCFAFRVPPGYARWIADAGFTVMNVANNHARDYGNAGLDDTVGALRRHRVDHTGFAGQITRASVNGIRVAVLGFSPYGWTNSVLDIPAAAALVRRAAADADVVVVNTHIGAEGSDATHVRPGPENFLGEERGDPIRFAHAVVDAGADLVVGHSPHVLRGMEFYRGRLIAYSMGNFAGYRTLSTAGPLGVGAVVRVELRADGSWVGGTLVGTRMVNGGLPARDPGNEALTLVRRLSAADFGRTAVQVEPSGALSPPGT
- a CDS encoding type IV toxin-antitoxin system AbiEi family antitoxin domain-containing protein, translating into MDLSGLIERQSGLLLRSQANAAGVTDDAIRWHIARGEWQRVLKGLYATFSGPPTEEHRLIAATLYGGEGTQITGAAALRRHGVRYAPDDRRVHILVPLERRRSHRGFVIVTRTARPDQHPRLLPAMEICSVARAGADAARAGYPLTEIRAFLAEIVQRRLAPLSAFERELAEGSTAHSAVLRRVVAELKDGVRSAPEAEMRDVVALSSVLPPVQWNPRLIAADGTVLPTPDGWIQDVGLALETDSKEFHTSPVDWQRTLERHNLLARYGIMTLHFTPREIREHPEKVLATIEQTYRERPRGFRGAQASGGKS
- a CDS encoding DUF397 domain-containing protein — encoded protein: MSVPRKPTVHDLRIDVAAQNWQRSGAGDGSIEVAFTEAIGERWVLMRVAGDPDERVLVYDQFEWECFVDGVRNGEFDDAV
- a CDS encoding DEAD/DEAH box helicase codes for the protein MTLTDLLPATADPDAVFDAFSTWADKQGLTLYPHQEEALIEIVSGANVILSTPTGSGKSMVATGAHFAALATGKRTYYTAPIKALVSEKFFALCDVFSPEQVGMLTGDAAVNADAPIICCTAEILANIALRDGDRADVGQVVMDEFHFYAEPDRGWAWQVPLIELPQAQFLLMSATLGDVTRFVDDLTRRTGRTTAVVSSAERPVPLFYEYVTTPLHETLTELLETRQAPIYVVHFTQAAALERAQALMSINVCTKAEKEAIAGAIGNFRFSTGFGKTLSRLVRHGIGVHHAGMLPKYRRLVETLAQAGLLKVICGTDTLGVGINVPIRTVVFTGLSKYDGVKVRLLKAREFHQIAGRAGRAGYDTVGTVIVQAPEHVVENERALAKAGDDPKKRRKVVKKKPPEGSIGWGRPTYERLIVAEPEPLTSSFQVSHAMLLNVIGRPGDAFAAMRHLLTDNHEDRAAQRKHIRRAIAIYRALLAGGVVEKLSTPDDSGRTVRLTVDLQLDFALNQPLSPLALAAIELLDRESPSYALDVLSVIESTLDDPRQVLSAQQFKARGEAVAQMKADGLEYDARMDALEEVTYPKPLLELLDAAYQTYRRGHPWVADHELSPKSVVRDMYERAMTFTEYVSFYSLARSEGLVLRYLADAYRAMRQTVPEEARTEDLSDLIEWLGELVRQVDSSLIDEWERLTNPSEIVDVAPIDERPPAVTRNTRAFRVLVRNALFRRVELAALRNYWELGELDGASGWDAEAWESALTPYFEEYSSLGTGPDARGPAFLHIEVEPGYWSVRQTFEDPAGDRDWGISATVDLEASDEAGVAVVEITAVGPLTG
- a CDS encoding WD40 repeat domain-containing serine/threonine protein kinase, translating into MSGWSSDPGQTPSGGYPSGGEPVSGGGGGPTLTEPQLVTGRSIRLPVGTGPDVRVLLRERISKNTGQATVFIAELLDPLPEAGEPGDPVAIRVVLERRGRPDVLQRMRREQRYATALRHPFLLPVFAQAEMPEFRREFDGVCLALVQVMPLCGEDLEDQVVKSNPPRLTADQILFDLVGIADALHHLHTPTGQRGVLVHRDVKPANILRWDRRSVLGDLGTLRDPQTGNPTGGVGTIPYMPPDEGTSPTPAWDMFSFGVVLAELLTARRPHDVAEKTPLAYLQAHLRHSLRPDLDELLAAEVGPERGRVVASLVRRCTDPDPHGRPTAVEARDELLPLLVADEQLRLHELVAFDTVAALDVVAVSALGLYGDQHPITRSAAERLAATLVASAAGMMEEGRPTAAKDYLERARRIQAALAEGGPTPVEATTDGPTRVQHWHRTSPAVLSAPPVVSAPPLPGATPVSGAAPVSGAAPVSGAAPVSGAAPVSGAAPVSGAAPVSGSYPVSGHPVSGHPVSGHPVSGHPVSGHPVSGHPVSGHPASGHPISGSPYASWRGNASGGPVYGAPYPPAGNGPARPAAPPDPPARKRTPLLAGLAVLLVLAVIGAGAYWFRGTGDDGENGDTAGPRISATPLAIGPSPAVQHKFTGHTQWINAVAFSPDGTRIASGSGDSTVRLWDAEFRSQIGDPLKGHTGTVYRVKFSTNNLLASVGGDGAVRLWNADTGTKVGVLTGHAGDTYGLAFSPDGRTIVSSGGDRTVRLWDVASQKEIARLTGHTDEVYSVAFSPDGKTVVSSGADDTIRLWDVASKKQIGDPLKATAGDIDSVAFSPDGTLVAGGGSDKVVRLWDVETRSLRADGPSALRGHTDNIYSLAFSPDGRTLATASIDDTTRLWDVASGKQIGQPLKAPGDVDAVAFSPDGRTLVDGGDEKVVRLWDLDARPVPTPTND
- a CDS encoding SAM-dependent methyltransferase, giving the protein MNEATAPDRPFAAGMYDYLLGGTANTAVDRATVEQMLTVLPEMRQGAWANRGFLQRAVARMAGEWNINQFIDLGAGLPTQRHTHEVVRELRPDGRVVYVDIDPMVIERGRTLLADEAGTDVLEADVRDAERVLTAPETRALIDFDQPVGLLMVAITHFVLDKDDPWGLVRRYVDAVPPGSYLAISAPTADKQSARIRDAMLAGLAKTPTPAVERSLEEFSRFLDGLEIVPPYPGAEPAVAHIGQWGAEDPVAADDDGSRWWYAAVARKPSDER
- a CDS encoding LPXTG cell wall anchor domain-containing protein, yielding MNWSSGGTSWLEGLSAFGVLMLFVAGWFRSRRRRDRND